A portion of the Staphylococcus felis genome contains these proteins:
- a CDS encoding cyclase family protein: MSYPLWDQLASLKKLRWVDLTHTFNAQSPHFSAFEGAQVKTPFTVQKDGFFVQEWSFVTQYGTHIDAPIHFVENQRYLHELELQELVLPLIVLDFSQEVAQNSDFILTREHLIEWESQHGTIEADTFVAFRSDWSKRWPDHDAFENKDQNGQQHLPGWSLEAIQFLVEERYVAAIGHETFDTDASIDIAKNGDIVGERYILGQDRYQIELLNNLDQLPSRGAIIYNISPKPDNAPGFPVRSFAIVPDIDSP; the protein is encoded by the coding sequence ATGTCATACCCACTTTGGGATCAACTTGCTTCACTCAAAAAATTACGTTGGGTTGACTTAACACATACCTTCAATGCACAGTCCCCACATTTTAGTGCATTTGAAGGTGCACAAGTTAAGACACCCTTCACTGTTCAAAAAGATGGTTTTTTCGTTCAAGAATGGTCTTTTGTAACACAATACGGAACACATATCGACGCACCTATACATTTTGTAGAAAATCAGCGGTACTTACATGAGCTCGAACTACAAGAACTTGTCTTACCTTTAATCGTTCTTGATTTTTCTCAAGAAGTCGCGCAAAATTCAGATTTTATCTTAACACGCGAACATCTCATTGAATGGGAATCACAACATGGCACTATTGAAGCAGATACATTTGTCGCTTTTCGAAGTGATTGGTCTAAACGATGGCCTGATCACGATGCCTTCGAAAATAAAGACCAAAATGGCCAACAGCATCTCCCTGGCTGGTCATTAGAAGCTATACAATTTTTAGTTGAAGAACGGTATGTCGCTGCAATCGGGCATGAAACATTCGATACTGATGCTTCAATCGATATCGCTAAAAATGGCGACATCGTTGGAGAACGGTATATTTTAGGCCAAGACCGCTACCAAATTGAATTACTCAACAACTTAGATCAACTTCCAAGTCGAGGCGCCATTATTTATAATATTTCACCGAAACCCGATAACGCACCCGGATTTCCAGTCAGAAGTTTTGCAATTGTACCTGATATAGATTCACCATAA
- a CDS encoding urease accessory protein UreD: MAISEWTGELDLTFKHDGDRTVNGKTYFQGGLKVMRPTYLNGSPHPTMFLINLGGGYVDGDRYRTEITYEPHAHAILTTQGATIVFKTLNDKVEQYQTINLDDHSFMEFISDPIIGYTNARFFQHNRFNLKSTASMFYTDILTPGYDEKGRPFRYDYLHLFNEIYVDGELVVFDNLKLDTKKNEIAEMGYMEGFTHMASCFYISPGVNQKTVEAVQEVIQPLINETCRIGVTLLPTHGLTFRILAHSTDSIKKVIDTVHQFVMKNDHEEDAQFLRKY; the protein is encoded by the coding sequence ATGGCCATATCAGAATGGACAGGTGAGTTAGATCTCACATTTAAGCATGACGGCGACCGCACCGTGAATGGTAAAACATACTTTCAAGGTGGGCTCAAAGTCATGCGTCCTACTTATTTAAATGGAAGTCCACATCCGACGATGTTTTTAATTAACTTAGGCGGTGGATATGTCGATGGCGACCGCTATCGAACGGAAATTACTTACGAACCTCATGCACATGCGATATTAACGACACAAGGTGCGACCATTGTTTTCAAAACATTGAATGACAAGGTTGAGCAGTATCAAACAATCAATCTCGATGATCACTCATTTATGGAGTTTATAAGTGATCCGATTATCGGATATACTAATGCGAGATTTTTTCAACATAATCGGTTTAACTTAAAATCAACAGCATCTATGTTTTACACGGATATTTTGACACCAGGTTATGACGAAAAAGGCCGACCATTTAGATACGATTATCTACATTTGTTTAATGAAATTTATGTCGATGGTGAATTAGTTGTATTTGATAACTTAAAACTTGATACAAAGAAAAATGAAATTGCTGAAATGGGATATATGGAAGGATTTACCCATATGGCTTCATGTTTTTATATTAGTCCTGGAGTCAATCAAAAAACCGTTGAAGCGGTACAAGAAGTGATTCAGCCATTAATCAATGAAACGTGTCGTATCGGCGTCACATTACTCCCTACACACGGTTTAACATTCCGTATTTTAGCGCATTCAACAGATAGTATCAAAAAAGTAATTGATACTGTTCATCAATTTGTAATGAAAAACGATCACGAAGAAGATGCACAATTTTTAAGAAAATATTAG
- the ureG gene encoding urease accessory protein UreG has translation MKPIKIGVGGPVGAGKTQLIEKIVKRLSKDKSIGVITNDIYTKEDQKILVETGVLPEDRIIGVETGGCPHTAIREDASMNFAAIDELMERHHDIELIFIESGGDNLAATFSPELVDFSIYIIDVAQGEKIPRKGGQGMIKSDYFVINKTDLAPHVGASLERMAEDTKIFRKDRPFAFTNLKTDDGLDDVIEWIRKDIFFEGLE, from the coding sequence ATGAAACCCATCAAAATTGGTGTTGGTGGTCCTGTAGGTGCAGGTAAAACGCAATTAATTGAAAAAATCGTAAAACGTCTATCTAAAGATAAAAGTATTGGCGTTATTACAAATGATATTTATACAAAAGAGGACCAAAAAATACTCGTTGAAACAGGTGTTTTACCAGAAGACCGTATTATTGGTGTGGAAACTGGAGGATGTCCACACACAGCAATACGTGAAGATGCATCAATGAATTTTGCAGCAATTGATGAATTAATGGAGCGTCATCACGATATTGAATTGATTTTCATTGAGTCAGGGGGCGATAATTTAGCAGCAACCTTTAGTCCAGAGCTCGTTGATTTTTCAATTTACATTATCGATGTTGCCCAAGGTGAAAAGATCCCACGTAAAGGTGGTCAAGGTATGATCAAGTCTGACTACTTTGTCATTAATAAAACAGATCTTGCACCGCATGTAGGTGCGTCACTTGAACGTATGGCTGAAGATACAAAGATTTTCCGTAAAGATCGCCCATTTGCATTTACGAACTTAAAAACAGACGATGGTCTAGATGATGTCATTGAATGGATTCGTAAAGATATCTTTTTTGAAGGACTTGAATAA
- a CDS encoding urease accessory protein UreF, translated as MIDQAYLKLFQFCDSQFPTGAFSHSFGLETYIQRGDVHDGTSFKKWLEVFLTEQLTYTDGLAMRMTYQAIQDHQPEAIERLDQLLFVQNIPRETRNGTKQMGKRMISLAHTLYDDAWLDWYYDKMSDYAIRTHPAVVFAILGHHLGLSIEETIDYYYYQNVSSLTQNAVRAIPLGQTEGQKIVAEMIPYITTTREMVMQLEESDFGLTAPGIEMNQLEHENVNVRIFIS; from the coding sequence ATGATTGATCAAGCCTATCTTAAACTATTTCAGTTCTGTGATTCACAATTTCCGACAGGAGCATTTAGTCATTCATTTGGACTGGAAACATATATTCAACGTGGTGATGTCCATGATGGTACATCATTTAAAAAATGGTTAGAGGTCTTTTTAACAGAACAACTTACGTATACAGATGGTCTTGCGATGCGCATGACATATCAAGCAATACAGGATCATCAACCCGAAGCAATAGAACGTTTAGATCAGTTATTATTTGTGCAAAATATCCCAAGAGAAACACGAAACGGGACAAAACAAATGGGAAAGCGTATGATAAGTCTTGCACACACATTGTATGATGATGCGTGGCTCGATTGGTATTATGACAAAATGTCCGATTATGCGATACGTACGCATCCGGCAGTAGTTTTTGCGATACTCGGACATCATTTAGGGTTAAGCATTGAAGAGACAATAGATTACTATTATTATCAAAATGTTTCGAGCTTAACGCAAAATGCTGTGCGCGCTATACCATTAGGCCAAACAGAAGGTCAAAAAATAGTTGCCGAAATGATTCCGTATATTACGACAACACGTGAAATGGTCATGCAACTTGAAGAATCAGATTTTGGTTTGACAGCACCAGGTATCGAAATGAATCAACTTGAACATGAAAATGTGAATGTACGTATTTTTATTTCTTAG
- the ureE gene encoding urease accessory protein UreE: MIVEEIQGNIANLSQDEKNVHIEKVYLENSDLVKRIQRVKSDHGTEIGIRLNQPIDLQYGDILYRDDHNMIIIDVNSEDIIAIKPRTIKEMGDIAHQLGNRHLPAQFTDENEMLVQYDYLVEDLLKDLGIPYEREDRKVNQAFKHIGHSHD, encoded by the coding sequence ATGATAGTAGAGGAAATTCAAGGCAATATAGCGAATTTATCGCAAGACGAAAAGAATGTGCATATCGAAAAAGTTTATTTAGAGAACTCTGATTTGGTTAAACGTATTCAACGCGTTAAGTCAGACCATGGTACAGAAATTGGTATTCGTTTAAATCAGCCTATTGATTTACAGTATGGAGATATTTTGTATCGTGATGATCACAATATGATTATTATAGATGTTAATTCAGAAGATATTATCGCCATCAAACCACGTACAATCAAAGAAATGGGAGATATTGCGCATCAATTAGGTAATCGTCATTTACCTGCGCAATTTACAGATGAAAATGAAATGCTCGTCCAATACGACTATCTCGTTGAAGATTTGCTTAAGGACCTTGGCATACCTTACGAGCGTGAAGATCGTAAAGTGAATCAAGCATTCAAACATATAGGACACTCTCATGATTGA
- a CDS encoding carbon starvation CstA family protein yields the protein MVTFIISIILLVAGYFTYGKYIDKMFGPKEKRPTPAYDQRDNVDFVPMKTSSNSLIQLLNIAGVGPIFGPIMGALYGPVAFLWIVFGCIFAGAVHDYLTGMISIRNKGAHLPELAGKFLGQVMKHVVNIFTLLLLLLTGTVFVTSPALLLHHLMDGRIALGVIIFVIFVYYMLSTVLPIDKIIGRIYPIFGALLVISAIGVGFRLIQTGAPIPELTLSNMHPDGAPIFPLLFFTITCGALSGFHATQSPIISRTTNNESNARIIFYGMMIAEGIIAMIWAAAAMSLFGSYGGLQEVLARGEAALVVSEVSTMLLGSVFGTLAVLGVIVLPITSGDTSFRSARMIIADYIHLGQRAISKRFLVAIPLFVISFILTRIDFTILWRYFSWANQTTAAVALWVGAMYLMIAKKNYWVAMVPATFMTWNLSTYILSQPIGFGIDLNISYFLAVGLTLLWIAYFYYQYQKHIAGEHFQLDHPVKMKMSI from the coding sequence ATGGTTACTTTTATCATATCGATTATTTTATTAGTAGCGGGTTATTTTACGTACGGTAAATATATTGACAAAATGTTTGGGCCGAAAGAGAAACGACCAACGCCAGCATACGATCAAAGAGATAATGTTGATTTTGTACCAATGAAGACATCATCGAATTCACTTATTCAATTATTAAATATTGCAGGTGTTGGTCCTATTTTTGGGCCGATTATGGGTGCTTTATATGGTCCTGTAGCATTTTTATGGATTGTTTTTGGGTGTATCTTTGCAGGTGCAGTCCATGACTATTTAACAGGCATGATTTCAATTCGTAACAAAGGAGCACATTTGCCAGAACTAGCTGGAAAATTTTTAGGTCAAGTTATGAAACATGTTGTTAATATTTTTACTTTATTATTACTGCTTTTAACAGGGACAGTCTTTGTGACAAGTCCAGCGCTATTGTTACATCATTTAATGGACGGTCGAATTGCTCTAGGCGTTATCATTTTTGTTATATTTGTTTATTATATGTTATCGACAGTTTTACCGATTGATAAAATAATCGGGCGAATTTATCCGATATTTGGGGCATTACTTGTAATAAGTGCAATAGGTGTCGGTTTTCGTTTGATTCAAACAGGCGCACCAATTCCAGAATTAACATTATCCAATATGCATCCGGATGGGGCACCTATTTTTCCACTTCTATTTTTCACGATTACTTGTGGTGCATTATCAGGATTTCATGCGACGCAATCACCAATTATTTCGCGCACAACAAATAATGAAAGTAATGCGCGTATTATCTTTTACGGTATGATGATTGCAGAGGGAATCATTGCGATGATTTGGGCAGCTGCAGCGATGAGTTTATTTGGAAGTTATGGCGGGTTGCAAGAAGTGTTAGCTCGAGGAGAAGCGGCACTTGTCGTGAGTGAAGTGTCGACAATGCTGCTTGGTTCAGTATTCGGGACACTTGCTGTATTAGGTGTGATTGTTTTACCTATTACAAGTGGTGACACATCGTTTAGAAGTGCACGTATGATTATTGCAGATTATATTCATTTAGGCCAGCGCGCTATCAGTAAGCGCTTTTTAGTTGCAATCCCATTATTTGTAATAAGTTTCATACTTACTCGCATTGATTTTACTATTTTATGGCGCTATTTTTCTTGGGCTAATCAAACGACAGCAGCAGTTGCATTGTGGGTTGGAGCGATGTACCTTATGATAGCTAAGAAAAATTATTGGGTCGCGATGGTTCCAGCTACATTTATGACGTGGAATTTATCCACTTATATTTTGAGTCAACCTATTGGATTTGGGATAGATTTAAATATAAGCTACTTTTTAGCTGTTGGACTGACACTATTATGGATAGCCTATTTCTACTACCAGTATCAGAAACATATTGCAGGTGAACATTTCCAACTTGATCACCCTGTTAAAATGAAAATGTCAATATAA
- a CDS encoding SdpA family antimicrobial peptide system protein, with the protein MNLPNFQSKNLWGLKRTGRAQAIDLERLDAQIKKNQWYTVKHEKEIPEKVNSIKNPYRAKKDNKFKNIKPGEYIIIKKEPISWYFREFKETTSQNIKITKVVIHD; encoded by the coding sequence ATCAATTTGCCTAATTTCCAATCCAAAAATTTATGGGGATTAAAAAGAACAGGTCGTGCTCAAGCAATAGACCTGGAAAGACTAGATGCTCAAATAAAAAAGAATCAATGGTATACAGTAAAACACGAAAAAGAAATTCCGGAAAAAGTTAATTCTATAAAAAATCCTTACAGAGCTAAAAAGGACAATAAATTCAAAAATATTAAACCAGGAGAGTATATAATAATCAAAAAAGAACCGATTTCTTGGTACTTTAGAGAGTTTAAAGAAACCACTTCACAAAATATTAAAATAACAAAGGTTGTTATACATGACTAA